In Drosophila simulans strain w501 chromosome 3R, Prin_Dsim_3.1, whole genome shotgun sequence, a single window of DNA contains:
- the LOC6729526 gene encoding protein unc-13 homolog 4B isoform X2, whose amino-acid sequence MLKSYFRRSELRIFEKIRLQDGDDGFFEKFGSLLRQKSQIDEGVLKSSLAPLEENGSGGEEDSDESPDGTLQLSQDPECTSIDTFATESTLASSSDKDISTSVLDSAPVMNVTDLYEEILFEIFNNIGCENNEECTNSLVEFVQDAFKIPNATHEEIYEAARLKEPPNVRLNVEIIKAENLMSKDSNGLSDPFVTLYLESNGSHRYNSSVKPATLNPIWEEHFSLPITENARDEVLIVEVWDFDAAETVKEKVNKILDVKGVKGLSKLMKEIAVTASSGKHDNELIGRAAITLKSIPVSGLTVWYNLEKGSKGRSRGSLLVNLALSAEKNKSVAVQEHKNLLKLLLMYELETSQVANYWWSGKFSPNAELIRSQHAAQSGLTPFDCALSQWHAYSTIHETHKLNFTLFNSILDVVVPVITYMQNDSEDVKTFWDGVRRLLPSCFAVLRKLRSKNTSDKNIIRALNEVLDILKKIKELEVPENVDIFPKSVYGWLHTNDTGETCNIDTAIEDAINTGTREWLEHIVEGSRQSKNTETDDEKLQYVIKLIQMVRSDLQRAMEYFDKIFYHKIQLNYSAVLYLFYDSKLAEICKSIIIEVCNNIKRLDVPDDQFEYLPNLENVNMGTTLFEVYLILKRYVQLGESLCSEPLELANFYPWFERGVTHWLDISIIKALSRIQKAIDLDQLKAVDETVKYSSSAVDTLSIFYQIKIFWQQLDWPEVEGSYIFVAKIVNDLCRCCIFYAQQMSRRVENIFIADDNNKNFILSEEWCIAINNMDYIRQSLPSFIKELSIDDIIKRLGEYRTNLEAERCASTIKTVIENALDTERNQIVELIEIVARKMAPPIRRYLAEGAEVLAKDSNSMDQLMMYLESSLATLYDTLNEINFQRILDGIWSELSIIMYDLIQSNLDKRRPPAFFQNLNNTLQTMMDCFKMGNLQTSDIKILSSIQSRLRLYSLETADLIHQYYLERLENQKSQESSPYGQLTVTAQLTDSGLLLNILNARNLLPMDSNGSVDSFVKASFMPTSRFNDVPTVKTNVHNKSCFPLYDQEFRINLSDNQRSEKNSLIVFSIKDKDLFGMSSQYIAESYISFADLEATPPGEQIMMNLSRPEYTDSESLRALEYRLGDKQAKDFLKKLKNRSFS is encoded by the exons ATGCTAAAAAGTTACTTCCGGCGCTCGGAATTAAggatatttgaaaaaataag ACTGCAAGACGGAGATGATGGATTTTTCGAAAAGTTTGGATCCCTACTGCGGCAGAAGTCGCAAATCGATGAGGGCGTACTCAAAAGTTCACTGGCTCCCTTGGAGGAAAATGGCAGCGGCGGGGAAGAAGATTCGGACGAGAGTCCCGATGGCACCCTGCAACTCAGCCAGGATCCGGAGTGCACCAGCATCGATACCTTTGCCACCGAGAGTACCCTGGCGTCGAGCTCGGACAAGGATATTAGCACTTCCGTTCTGGACTCGGCGCCTGTGATGAAT gTCACAGATCTGTATGAAGagatattatttgaaattttcaacAACATTGGCTGTGAAAACAACGAAGAGTGCACAAACAGCTTGGTCGAATTTGTGCAGGATGCATTCAAAATTCCGAACGCCACTCATGAGGAAATTTATGAGGCGGCGCGTCTGAAAGAACCGCCCAATGTTAGACTAAATGTCGAGATTATAAAGGCCGAGAACCTTATGTCCAAGGACTCAAACGGCTTGTCCGATCCGTTTGTTACCCTGTACTTGGAATCGAATGGCTCCCATCGATACAACTCATCGGTCAAGCCAGCCACATTGAATCCCATATGGGAGGAGCACTTTTCACT GCCAATTACTGAAAATGCTCGGGACGAAGTTCTTATCGTTGAAGTGTG GGACTTTGATGCTGCGGAAACCGTCAAGGAAAAAGTCAACAAAATCCTGGATGTTAAGGGTGTCAAAGGACTTAGCAAGCTGATGAAGGAAATAGCTGTAACAGCTTCCTCGGGAAAACATGATAATGAATTGATTGGCAGAGCTGCAATCACATTGAAA TCTATTCCCGTTTCCGGCCTCACCGTTTGGTATAACCTGGAAAAGGGAAGCAAGGGACGCAGTCGAGGATCACTTCTGGTTAATCTGGCCTTGAGTGCGGAGAAGAATAAAAGTGTCGCCGTGCAGGAGCACAAGAACCTGCTGAAACTGCTCCTGATGTACGAGCTGGAAACATCGCAGGTGGCCAACTACTGGTGGAGTGGCAAGTTCAGTCCCAATGCCGAACTCATTCGATCCCAGCATGCTGCCCAGAGTGGGTTAACTCCATTCGACTGTGCGCTAAGCCAGTGGCACGCCTACAGCACCATCCATGAGACGCACAAACTCAATTTCACACTCTTTAATTCAATTCTGGACGTGGTGGTGCCAGTGATCACCTACATGCAGAACGATTCCGAGGATGTGAAAACATTCTGGGATGGCGTGAGACGGCTGCTTCCCTCGTGCTTCGCAGTGCTAAGGAAACTAAGATCCAAAAACACCAGTGATAAAAACATAATTAGAGCTCTAAACGAAGTTCTGGATATTCTAAAGAAGATTAAGGAGCTGGAAGTGCCGGAGAATGTGGACATATTCCCCAAATCGGTGTATGGTTGGCTACACACAAACGACACTGGTGAAACGTGCAATATTGACACTGCCATTGAGGATGCAATCAACACGGGGACAAGGGAATGGCTGGAGCACATAGTGGAGGGCAGCAGGCAATCTAAGAACACCGAAACCGATGACGAAAAGCTGCAGTACGTCATTAAACTGATACAAATGGTGCGGTCTGACCTGCAACGTGCAATGGAATACTTCGATAAAATCTTTTACCA CAAAATTCAGCTTAACTATTCCGCtgtactttatttattttatgactcAAAACTTGCTGAAATCTGTAAATCGATTATAATAGAAGTGTGCAATAATATTAAGAGATTGGATGTGCCAGATGATCAATTCGAATATTTGCCCAACCTTGAGAATGTAAATATGGGCACGACTTTGTTTGAAGTCTATTTAATACTCAAGCGTTACGTCCAATTAG GAGAATCTCTTTGCTCCGAGCCCCTGGAACTGGCCAACTTTTACCCGTGGTTCGAGAGGGGAGTTACCCACTGGCTGGATATATCAATAATCAAGGCATTGAGTCGCATCCAGAAAGCAATTGATTTGGATCAGCTGAAAGCGGTCGATGAAACAGTGAAATACAGCTCCTCGGCTGTGGACACACTTTCCATATTCTACCAAATCAAGATATTTTGGCAACAACTTGACTGGCCAGAGGTCGAGGGTTCCTACATCTTCGTAGCCAAAATTGTCAAT gACCTTTGTCGCTGCTGCATATTTTATGCCCAACAGATGTCCCGCAGAGTCgagaacatttttattgctgatgataacaataaaaatttca TTTTGTCGGAGGAGTGGTGCATAGCGATAAACAACATGGATTATATCCGCCAGAGCTTACCTTCATTCATAAAG GAACTTAGCATTGATGACATCATCAAGAGATTGGGGGAGTATCGAACTAACTTAGAGGCTGAAAGATGCGCAAGCACCATAAAAACTGTCATTGAAAATGCATTGGACACCGAACGCAATCAGATTGTTGAGCTCATAGAGATTGTGGCTAGGAAAATGGCACCGCCAATTAGGCGATACTTGGCCGAAGGTGCTGAGGTGCTCGCCAAGGACTCCAACTCTATGGATCAGTTGATGATGTACCTGGAATCCTCATTGGCCACGCTCTACGATACTCTCAATGAGATTAACTTCCAGAGGATACTGGATGGCATTTGGTCTGAGTTATCTATTATCATGTATGACCTAATTCAATCAAATCTTGAC AAACGTCGACCACCAGCTTTCTTCCAAAATTTGAACAATACTCTTCAGACAATGATGGACTGCTTTAAAATGGGCAACCTTCAAACTTCggacataaaaatattgtctTCAATTCAAAGTCGACTAAGGCTTTATTCCCTGGAGACAGCGGATCTTATTCATCAGTATTACTTGGAGCGTCTAGAAAACCAAAAGAGCCAAGAGTCATCTCCATATGGACAACTTACCGTCACGGCTCAGTTAACTGATTCCGGTTTATTG ttaaATATCTTAAATGCTCGCAATCTGCTGCCAATGGATTCAAATGGTTCGGTGGACTCATTTGTTAAAGCCAGTTTCATGCCCACGAGTCGATTCAACGACGTACCCACTGTGAAGACCAACGTCCACAATAAAAGTTGTTTTCCGCTTTACGATCAGGAGTTTCGTAT AAACTTGAGTGACAACCAGCGAAGTGAAAAGAATAGTCTTATTGTGTTTAGCATCAAAGATAAAGACTTATTTGGCATGTCGAGCCAGTATATAGCAGAGAGCTATATATCCTTCGCAGACCTGGAAGCGACACCACCGGGCGAGCAAATAATGATGAATCTATCCAGACCAGAGTATACAG ATTCCGAATCACTGCGTGCCTTGGAATACAGACTAGGTGATAAGCAGGCCAAGGATTTCCTTAAAAAGCTGAAGAACAGATCCTTCTCCTGA
- the LOC6729526 gene encoding protein unc-13 homolog 4B isoform X1, whose protein sequence is MDEEQMWKGFFFKLQELKMNPPTEHEQQLQDGDDGFFEKFGSLLRQKSQIDEGVLKSSLAPLEENGSGGEEDSDESPDGTLQLSQDPECTSIDTFATESTLASSSDKDISTSVLDSAPVMNVTDLYEEILFEIFNNIGCENNEECTNSLVEFVQDAFKIPNATHEEIYEAARLKEPPNVRLNVEIIKAENLMSKDSNGLSDPFVTLYLESNGSHRYNSSVKPATLNPIWEEHFSLPITENARDEVLIVEVWDFDAAETVKEKVNKILDVKGVKGLSKLMKEIAVTASSGKHDNELIGRAAITLKSIPVSGLTVWYNLEKGSKGRSRGSLLVNLALSAEKNKSVAVQEHKNLLKLLLMYELETSQVANYWWSGKFSPNAELIRSQHAAQSGLTPFDCALSQWHAYSTIHETHKLNFTLFNSILDVVVPVITYMQNDSEDVKTFWDGVRRLLPSCFAVLRKLRSKNTSDKNIIRALNEVLDILKKIKELEVPENVDIFPKSVYGWLHTNDTGETCNIDTAIEDAINTGTREWLEHIVEGSRQSKNTETDDEKLQYVIKLIQMVRSDLQRAMEYFDKIFYHKIQLNYSAVLYLFYDSKLAEICKSIIIEVCNNIKRLDVPDDQFEYLPNLENVNMGTTLFEVYLILKRYVQLGESLCSEPLELANFYPWFERGVTHWLDISIIKALSRIQKAIDLDQLKAVDETVKYSSSAVDTLSIFYQIKIFWQQLDWPEVEGSYIFVAKIVNDLCRCCIFYAQQMSRRVENIFIADDNNKNFILSEEWCIAINNMDYIRQSLPSFIKELSIDDIIKRLGEYRTNLEAERCASTIKTVIENALDTERNQIVELIEIVARKMAPPIRRYLAEGAEVLAKDSNSMDQLMMYLESSLATLYDTLNEINFQRILDGIWSELSIIMYDLIQSNLDKRRPPAFFQNLNNTLQTMMDCFKMGNLQTSDIKILSSIQSRLRLYSLETADLIHQYYLERLENQKSQESSPYGQLTVTAQLTDSGLLLNILNARNLLPMDSNGSVDSFVKASFMPTSRFNDVPTVKTNVHNKSCFPLYDQEFRINLSDNQRSEKNSLIVFSIKDKDLFGMSSQYIAESYISFADLEATPPGEQIMMNLSRPEYTDSESLRALEYRLGDKQAKDFLKKLKNRSFS, encoded by the exons ATGGACGAGGAGCAGATGTGGAAGGGCTTCTTCTTCAAGTTGCAGGAGCTCAAAATGAATCCACCCACGGAGCATGAACAACA ACTGCAAGACGGAGATGATGGATTTTTCGAAAAGTTTGGATCCCTACTGCGGCAGAAGTCGCAAATCGATGAGGGCGTACTCAAAAGTTCACTGGCTCCCTTGGAGGAAAATGGCAGCGGCGGGGAAGAAGATTCGGACGAGAGTCCCGATGGCACCCTGCAACTCAGCCAGGATCCGGAGTGCACCAGCATCGATACCTTTGCCACCGAGAGTACCCTGGCGTCGAGCTCGGACAAGGATATTAGCACTTCCGTTCTGGACTCGGCGCCTGTGATGAAT gTCACAGATCTGTATGAAGagatattatttgaaattttcaacAACATTGGCTGTGAAAACAACGAAGAGTGCACAAACAGCTTGGTCGAATTTGTGCAGGATGCATTCAAAATTCCGAACGCCACTCATGAGGAAATTTATGAGGCGGCGCGTCTGAAAGAACCGCCCAATGTTAGACTAAATGTCGAGATTATAAAGGCCGAGAACCTTATGTCCAAGGACTCAAACGGCTTGTCCGATCCGTTTGTTACCCTGTACTTGGAATCGAATGGCTCCCATCGATACAACTCATCGGTCAAGCCAGCCACATTGAATCCCATATGGGAGGAGCACTTTTCACT GCCAATTACTGAAAATGCTCGGGACGAAGTTCTTATCGTTGAAGTGTG GGACTTTGATGCTGCGGAAACCGTCAAGGAAAAAGTCAACAAAATCCTGGATGTTAAGGGTGTCAAAGGACTTAGCAAGCTGATGAAGGAAATAGCTGTAACAGCTTCCTCGGGAAAACATGATAATGAATTGATTGGCAGAGCTGCAATCACATTGAAA TCTATTCCCGTTTCCGGCCTCACCGTTTGGTATAACCTGGAAAAGGGAAGCAAGGGACGCAGTCGAGGATCACTTCTGGTTAATCTGGCCTTGAGTGCGGAGAAGAATAAAAGTGTCGCCGTGCAGGAGCACAAGAACCTGCTGAAACTGCTCCTGATGTACGAGCTGGAAACATCGCAGGTGGCCAACTACTGGTGGAGTGGCAAGTTCAGTCCCAATGCCGAACTCATTCGATCCCAGCATGCTGCCCAGAGTGGGTTAACTCCATTCGACTGTGCGCTAAGCCAGTGGCACGCCTACAGCACCATCCATGAGACGCACAAACTCAATTTCACACTCTTTAATTCAATTCTGGACGTGGTGGTGCCAGTGATCACCTACATGCAGAACGATTCCGAGGATGTGAAAACATTCTGGGATGGCGTGAGACGGCTGCTTCCCTCGTGCTTCGCAGTGCTAAGGAAACTAAGATCCAAAAACACCAGTGATAAAAACATAATTAGAGCTCTAAACGAAGTTCTGGATATTCTAAAGAAGATTAAGGAGCTGGAAGTGCCGGAGAATGTGGACATATTCCCCAAATCGGTGTATGGTTGGCTACACACAAACGACACTGGTGAAACGTGCAATATTGACACTGCCATTGAGGATGCAATCAACACGGGGACAAGGGAATGGCTGGAGCACATAGTGGAGGGCAGCAGGCAATCTAAGAACACCGAAACCGATGACGAAAAGCTGCAGTACGTCATTAAACTGATACAAATGGTGCGGTCTGACCTGCAACGTGCAATGGAATACTTCGATAAAATCTTTTACCA CAAAATTCAGCTTAACTATTCCGCtgtactttatttattttatgactcAAAACTTGCTGAAATCTGTAAATCGATTATAATAGAAGTGTGCAATAATATTAAGAGATTGGATGTGCCAGATGATCAATTCGAATATTTGCCCAACCTTGAGAATGTAAATATGGGCACGACTTTGTTTGAAGTCTATTTAATACTCAAGCGTTACGTCCAATTAG GAGAATCTCTTTGCTCCGAGCCCCTGGAACTGGCCAACTTTTACCCGTGGTTCGAGAGGGGAGTTACCCACTGGCTGGATATATCAATAATCAAGGCATTGAGTCGCATCCAGAAAGCAATTGATTTGGATCAGCTGAAAGCGGTCGATGAAACAGTGAAATACAGCTCCTCGGCTGTGGACACACTTTCCATATTCTACCAAATCAAGATATTTTGGCAACAACTTGACTGGCCAGAGGTCGAGGGTTCCTACATCTTCGTAGCCAAAATTGTCAAT gACCTTTGTCGCTGCTGCATATTTTATGCCCAACAGATGTCCCGCAGAGTCgagaacatttttattgctgatgataacaataaaaatttca TTTTGTCGGAGGAGTGGTGCATAGCGATAAACAACATGGATTATATCCGCCAGAGCTTACCTTCATTCATAAAG GAACTTAGCATTGATGACATCATCAAGAGATTGGGGGAGTATCGAACTAACTTAGAGGCTGAAAGATGCGCAAGCACCATAAAAACTGTCATTGAAAATGCATTGGACACCGAACGCAATCAGATTGTTGAGCTCATAGAGATTGTGGCTAGGAAAATGGCACCGCCAATTAGGCGATACTTGGCCGAAGGTGCTGAGGTGCTCGCCAAGGACTCCAACTCTATGGATCAGTTGATGATGTACCTGGAATCCTCATTGGCCACGCTCTACGATACTCTCAATGAGATTAACTTCCAGAGGATACTGGATGGCATTTGGTCTGAGTTATCTATTATCATGTATGACCTAATTCAATCAAATCTTGAC AAACGTCGACCACCAGCTTTCTTCCAAAATTTGAACAATACTCTTCAGACAATGATGGACTGCTTTAAAATGGGCAACCTTCAAACTTCggacataaaaatattgtctTCAATTCAAAGTCGACTAAGGCTTTATTCCCTGGAGACAGCGGATCTTATTCATCAGTATTACTTGGAGCGTCTAGAAAACCAAAAGAGCCAAGAGTCATCTCCATATGGACAACTTACCGTCACGGCTCAGTTAACTGATTCCGGTTTATTG ttaaATATCTTAAATGCTCGCAATCTGCTGCCAATGGATTCAAATGGTTCGGTGGACTCATTTGTTAAAGCCAGTTTCATGCCCACGAGTCGATTCAACGACGTACCCACTGTGAAGACCAACGTCCACAATAAAAGTTGTTTTCCGCTTTACGATCAGGAGTTTCGTAT AAACTTGAGTGACAACCAGCGAAGTGAAAAGAATAGTCTTATTGTGTTTAGCATCAAAGATAAAGACTTATTTGGCATGTCGAGCCAGTATATAGCAGAGAGCTATATATCCTTCGCAGACCTGGAAGCGACACCACCGGGCGAGCAAATAATGATGAATCTATCCAGACCAGAGTATACAG ATTCCGAATCACTGCGTGCCTTGGAATACAGACTAGGTGATAAGCAGGCCAAGGATTTCCTTAAAAAGCTGAAGAACAGATCCTTCTCCTGA
- the LOC6729526 gene encoding protein unc-13 homolog 4B isoform X3: MTSQLQDGDDGFFEKFGSLLRQKSQIDEGVLKSSLAPLEENGSGGEEDSDESPDGTLQLSQDPECTSIDTFATESTLASSSDKDISTSVLDSAPVMNVTDLYEEILFEIFNNIGCENNEECTNSLVEFVQDAFKIPNATHEEIYEAARLKEPPNVRLNVEIIKAENLMSKDSNGLSDPFVTLYLESNGSHRYNSSVKPATLNPIWEEHFSLPITENARDEVLIVEVWDFDAAETVKEKVNKILDVKGVKGLSKLMKEIAVTASSGKHDNELIGRAAITLKSIPVSGLTVWYNLEKGSKGRSRGSLLVNLALSAEKNKSVAVQEHKNLLKLLLMYELETSQVANYWWSGKFSPNAELIRSQHAAQSGLTPFDCALSQWHAYSTIHETHKLNFTLFNSILDVVVPVITYMQNDSEDVKTFWDGVRRLLPSCFAVLRKLRSKNTSDKNIIRALNEVLDILKKIKELEVPENVDIFPKSVYGWLHTNDTGETCNIDTAIEDAINTGTREWLEHIVEGSRQSKNTETDDEKLQYVIKLIQMVRSDLQRAMEYFDKIFYHKIQLNYSAVLYLFYDSKLAEICKSIIIEVCNNIKRLDVPDDQFEYLPNLENVNMGTTLFEVYLILKRYVQLGESLCSEPLELANFYPWFERGVTHWLDISIIKALSRIQKAIDLDQLKAVDETVKYSSSAVDTLSIFYQIKIFWQQLDWPEVEGSYIFVAKIVNDLCRCCIFYAQQMSRRVENIFIADDNNKNFILSEEWCIAINNMDYIRQSLPSFIKELSIDDIIKRLGEYRTNLEAERCASTIKTVIENALDTERNQIVELIEIVARKMAPPIRRYLAEGAEVLAKDSNSMDQLMMYLESSLATLYDTLNEINFQRILDGIWSELSIIMYDLIQSNLDKRRPPAFFQNLNNTLQTMMDCFKMGNLQTSDIKILSSIQSRLRLYSLETADLIHQYYLERLENQKSQESSPYGQLTVTAQLTDSGLLLNILNARNLLPMDSNGSVDSFVKASFMPTSRFNDVPTVKTNVHNKSCFPLYDQEFRINLSDNQRSEKNSLIVFSIKDKDLFGMSSQYIAESYISFADLEATPPGEQIMMNLSRPEYTDSESLRALEYRLGDKQAKDFLKKLKNRSFS, encoded by the exons ATGACTAGCCA ACTGCAAGACGGAGATGATGGATTTTTCGAAAAGTTTGGATCCCTACTGCGGCAGAAGTCGCAAATCGATGAGGGCGTACTCAAAAGTTCACTGGCTCCCTTGGAGGAAAATGGCAGCGGCGGGGAAGAAGATTCGGACGAGAGTCCCGATGGCACCCTGCAACTCAGCCAGGATCCGGAGTGCACCAGCATCGATACCTTTGCCACCGAGAGTACCCTGGCGTCGAGCTCGGACAAGGATATTAGCACTTCCGTTCTGGACTCGGCGCCTGTGATGAAT gTCACAGATCTGTATGAAGagatattatttgaaattttcaacAACATTGGCTGTGAAAACAACGAAGAGTGCACAAACAGCTTGGTCGAATTTGTGCAGGATGCATTCAAAATTCCGAACGCCACTCATGAGGAAATTTATGAGGCGGCGCGTCTGAAAGAACCGCCCAATGTTAGACTAAATGTCGAGATTATAAAGGCCGAGAACCTTATGTCCAAGGACTCAAACGGCTTGTCCGATCCGTTTGTTACCCTGTACTTGGAATCGAATGGCTCCCATCGATACAACTCATCGGTCAAGCCAGCCACATTGAATCCCATATGGGAGGAGCACTTTTCACT GCCAATTACTGAAAATGCTCGGGACGAAGTTCTTATCGTTGAAGTGTG GGACTTTGATGCTGCGGAAACCGTCAAGGAAAAAGTCAACAAAATCCTGGATGTTAAGGGTGTCAAAGGACTTAGCAAGCTGATGAAGGAAATAGCTGTAACAGCTTCCTCGGGAAAACATGATAATGAATTGATTGGCAGAGCTGCAATCACATTGAAA TCTATTCCCGTTTCCGGCCTCACCGTTTGGTATAACCTGGAAAAGGGAAGCAAGGGACGCAGTCGAGGATCACTTCTGGTTAATCTGGCCTTGAGTGCGGAGAAGAATAAAAGTGTCGCCGTGCAGGAGCACAAGAACCTGCTGAAACTGCTCCTGATGTACGAGCTGGAAACATCGCAGGTGGCCAACTACTGGTGGAGTGGCAAGTTCAGTCCCAATGCCGAACTCATTCGATCCCAGCATGCTGCCCAGAGTGGGTTAACTCCATTCGACTGTGCGCTAAGCCAGTGGCACGCCTACAGCACCATCCATGAGACGCACAAACTCAATTTCACACTCTTTAATTCAATTCTGGACGTGGTGGTGCCAGTGATCACCTACATGCAGAACGATTCCGAGGATGTGAAAACATTCTGGGATGGCGTGAGACGGCTGCTTCCCTCGTGCTTCGCAGTGCTAAGGAAACTAAGATCCAAAAACACCAGTGATAAAAACATAATTAGAGCTCTAAACGAAGTTCTGGATATTCTAAAGAAGATTAAGGAGCTGGAAGTGCCGGAGAATGTGGACATATTCCCCAAATCGGTGTATGGTTGGCTACACACAAACGACACTGGTGAAACGTGCAATATTGACACTGCCATTGAGGATGCAATCAACACGGGGACAAGGGAATGGCTGGAGCACATAGTGGAGGGCAGCAGGCAATCTAAGAACACCGAAACCGATGACGAAAAGCTGCAGTACGTCATTAAACTGATACAAATGGTGCGGTCTGACCTGCAACGTGCAATGGAATACTTCGATAAAATCTTTTACCA CAAAATTCAGCTTAACTATTCCGCtgtactttatttattttatgactcAAAACTTGCTGAAATCTGTAAATCGATTATAATAGAAGTGTGCAATAATATTAAGAGATTGGATGTGCCAGATGATCAATTCGAATATTTGCCCAACCTTGAGAATGTAAATATGGGCACGACTTTGTTTGAAGTCTATTTAATACTCAAGCGTTACGTCCAATTAG GAGAATCTCTTTGCTCCGAGCCCCTGGAACTGGCCAACTTTTACCCGTGGTTCGAGAGGGGAGTTACCCACTGGCTGGATATATCAATAATCAAGGCATTGAGTCGCATCCAGAAAGCAATTGATTTGGATCAGCTGAAAGCGGTCGATGAAACAGTGAAATACAGCTCCTCGGCTGTGGACACACTTTCCATATTCTACCAAATCAAGATATTTTGGCAACAACTTGACTGGCCAGAGGTCGAGGGTTCCTACATCTTCGTAGCCAAAATTGTCAAT gACCTTTGTCGCTGCTGCATATTTTATGCCCAACAGATGTCCCGCAGAGTCgagaacatttttattgctgatgataacaataaaaatttca TTTTGTCGGAGGAGTGGTGCATAGCGATAAACAACATGGATTATATCCGCCAGAGCTTACCTTCATTCATAAAG GAACTTAGCATTGATGACATCATCAAGAGATTGGGGGAGTATCGAACTAACTTAGAGGCTGAAAGATGCGCAAGCACCATAAAAACTGTCATTGAAAATGCATTGGACACCGAACGCAATCAGATTGTTGAGCTCATAGAGATTGTGGCTAGGAAAATGGCACCGCCAATTAGGCGATACTTGGCCGAAGGTGCTGAGGTGCTCGCCAAGGACTCCAACTCTATGGATCAGTTGATGATGTACCTGGAATCCTCATTGGCCACGCTCTACGATACTCTCAATGAGATTAACTTCCAGAGGATACTGGATGGCATTTGGTCTGAGTTATCTATTATCATGTATGACCTAATTCAATCAAATCTTGAC AAACGTCGACCACCAGCTTTCTTCCAAAATTTGAACAATACTCTTCAGACAATGATGGACTGCTTTAAAATGGGCAACCTTCAAACTTCggacataaaaatattgtctTCAATTCAAAGTCGACTAAGGCTTTATTCCCTGGAGACAGCGGATCTTATTCATCAGTATTACTTGGAGCGTCTAGAAAACCAAAAGAGCCAAGAGTCATCTCCATATGGACAACTTACCGTCACGGCTCAGTTAACTGATTCCGGTTTATTG ttaaATATCTTAAATGCTCGCAATCTGCTGCCAATGGATTCAAATGGTTCGGTGGACTCATTTGTTAAAGCCAGTTTCATGCCCACGAGTCGATTCAACGACGTACCCACTGTGAAGACCAACGTCCACAATAAAAGTTGTTTTCCGCTTTACGATCAGGAGTTTCGTAT AAACTTGAGTGACAACCAGCGAAGTGAAAAGAATAGTCTTATTGTGTTTAGCATCAAAGATAAAGACTTATTTGGCATGTCGAGCCAGTATATAGCAGAGAGCTATATATCCTTCGCAGACCTGGAAGCGACACCACCGGGCGAGCAAATAATGATGAATCTATCCAGACCAGAGTATACAG ATTCCGAATCACTGCGTGCCTTGGAATACAGACTAGGTGATAAGCAGGCCAAGGATTTCCTTAAAAAGCTGAAGAACAGATCCTTCTCCTGA